In Thermus islandicus DSM 21543, a genomic segment contains:
- a CDS encoding (2Fe-2S)-binding protein — translation MERVPIQVRVNGVEYRHEVEPRTLLVHYLRETLGLTGTHVGCDTSQCGACTVLLDGKAVKSCTVFAVQADGLEVLTVEGLSHNGLHPIQEGFREKHGLQCGFCTPGMVMAAYALLQEHPNPTEEEIRHYLEGNLCRCTGYQGIVEAIRWAAERMAAQAAD, via the coding sequence ATGGAAAGGGTGCCGATCCAAGTCAGGGTGAACGGGGTTGAGTACCGGCACGAGGTGGAGCCCAGGACCCTCCTGGTCCACTACCTCCGGGAGACGCTGGGCCTCACCGGGACCCACGTGGGCTGCGACACCTCCCAGTGCGGGGCCTGCACCGTCCTTTTGGACGGGAAGGCGGTGAAGAGCTGCACCGTCTTCGCCGTCCAGGCGGACGGCCTCGAGGTCCTCACCGTGGAGGGCCTGTCCCACAACGGCCTCCACCCCATCCAGGAGGGGTTCCGGGAGAAGCACGGCCTCCAGTGCGGCTTCTGCACCCCGGGGATGGTCATGGCGGCCTACGCCCTCCTCCAGGAGCACCCGAACCCCACGGAGGAGGAGATCCGCCACTACCTCGAGGGCAACCTCTGCCGCTGCACGGGCTACCAGGGCATCGTGGAGGCCATCCGCTGGGCCGCGGAGCGGATGGCGGCCCAGGCGGCGGACTAG
- a CDS encoding xanthine dehydrogenase family protein molybdopterin-binding subunit — protein sequence MAYIGQAVKRKEDYRFLTGRGTYTDDLVLPGMVHAAFVRSPYAHARIRAVRTEAALKAPGVLAVLTGEDLAQEGVRPMPVGWLLPTLKIPPRPVVAKDEVHHVGEVVAVVVAETRAQAEDAALLVEVDYEPLPAVADMRKALAPGAPELHPGAPGNVAFTWEIGDEKAVEEAFAKAHRVVRLELRNQRLIANAIEPRASLADYHPGTGEYTLYTTSQNPHVHRLMHAAFILGIPEHKLRVVAPDVGGGFGSKIYPYPEEAALLVAARRLGRPVKWAARRSESFQMDAQGRDHETEAEMALDAEGRVLGLRVRTLANMGAYLSLFAPAVPTYLYGTLLSGQYRIPAIHCRVTGVFTNTTPVDAYRGAGRPEACYLIERLMDVAAAELGMDPAELRRRNFIPKDAFPYPTPVALVYDSGDYERALDRALELVGYRALRQEQEALRKEGRYIGIGLACYIEACGIAPSKVVGQLGAQAGLWESALVRVAPTGKVEVYTGTHSHGQGHETAFSQVVADLLGLPLEDVEIIHGDTARIPFGMGTYGSRSAPVGASAIVRAVEKVLDKARRIAAHLLEVAPEDLEYQEGRFQVKGVPGKAKSFQEIALQAYLAHNLPEGMEPGLEATAFFDPQNFVFPFGTHVAVVEVFPETGEVKLLRYVAVDDCGHQINPLLVKGQVEGGVVQGIGQALFEEAVYDENGQLLTSSYMEYAMPKAPYLPAIEHDATVTPSPVNPLGVKGVGEAGTIAATPAVANAVMDALRPFGIRHLDLPLTPEKIWRALRDKAPVAAD from the coding sequence ATGGCCTATATCGGTCAGGCGGTGAAGCGGAAGGAGGACTACCGGTTCCTCACCGGACGGGGTACCTACACGGACGACCTCGTCCTCCCGGGGATGGTGCACGCGGCCTTTGTGCGCTCCCCTTACGCCCACGCCCGCATCCGGGCCGTCCGCACCGAGGCCGCCCTTAAGGCCCCCGGGGTCCTGGCCGTCCTCACGGGGGAGGACCTGGCCCAGGAAGGGGTCAGGCCCATGCCCGTGGGCTGGCTCCTCCCCACCCTCAAGATCCCCCCTCGGCCCGTGGTGGCCAAGGACGAGGTCCACCACGTGGGGGAGGTGGTGGCGGTGGTGGTGGCGGAGACCCGGGCCCAGGCCGAGGACGCCGCCCTCCTGGTGGAGGTGGACTACGAGCCCCTGCCTGCGGTGGCGGACATGCGGAAGGCCCTGGCCCCCGGGGCCCCCGAGCTCCACCCCGGGGCTCCGGGAAACGTGGCCTTCACCTGGGAGATCGGGGACGAGAAGGCGGTGGAGGAGGCCTTCGCCAAGGCCCACCGGGTGGTGCGCCTGGAGCTTCGGAACCAGCGCCTCATCGCCAACGCCATTGAGCCCCGGGCCTCCCTCGCCGACTACCACCCGGGCACGGGGGAGTACACCCTCTACACCACGAGCCAGAACCCTCACGTCCACCGCCTCATGCACGCGGCCTTCATCCTGGGCATCCCCGAGCACAAGCTCCGGGTGGTGGCCCCCGACGTGGGCGGGGGGTTCGGCAGCAAGATCTACCCTTATCCCGAGGAGGCGGCCCTCCTGGTGGCGGCGAGGCGCCTGGGGCGCCCGGTGAAGTGGGCGGCCCGGCGCTCCGAGAGCTTCCAGATGGACGCCCAAGGCCGGGACCACGAGACCGAGGCCGAGATGGCCCTGGACGCCGAAGGCCGCGTCCTCGGGCTCAGGGTGAGGACCCTCGCCAACATGGGGGCCTACCTCTCCCTCTTCGCCCCGGCGGTGCCCACCTACCTCTACGGCACCCTCCTCTCCGGCCAGTACAGGATCCCGGCCATCCACTGCCGCGTCACGGGGGTCTTCACCAACACCACCCCCGTGGACGCCTACCGGGGGGCGGGCCGGCCCGAGGCCTGCTACCTGATTGAGCGCCTCATGGACGTGGCCGCGGCCGAGCTCGGGATGGACCCGGCCGAGCTCCGCCGCCGGAACTTCATCCCCAAGGACGCCTTCCCCTACCCCACCCCCGTCGCCCTGGTCTACGACTCGGGCGACTACGAGCGGGCCCTGGACCGGGCCTTAGAGCTCGTGGGCTATAGGGCCTTGCGCCAGGAGCAGGAGGCCCTGCGGAAAGAGGGGCGCTACATCGGCATCGGCCTCGCCTGCTACATTGAGGCCTGCGGCATCGCCCCCTCCAAGGTGGTGGGGCAGCTTGGGGCCCAGGCGGGGCTTTGGGAGAGCGCCCTGGTGCGGGTGGCCCCCACGGGCAAGGTGGAGGTCTACACCGGCACCCACAGCCACGGCCAGGGCCACGAGACCGCCTTCAGCCAGGTGGTGGCCGACCTTCTGGGCCTTCCCCTGGAGGATGTGGAGATCATCCATGGGGACACCGCCCGCATCCCCTTCGGCATGGGCACCTATGGCTCCAGGAGCGCCCCCGTGGGGGCCTCGGCCATCGTCAGGGCGGTGGAGAAGGTGCTGGACAAGGCGAGGCGCATCGCCGCCCACCTCCTGGAGGTGGCCCCCGAGGACCTGGAGTACCAGGAGGGGCGCTTCCAGGTCAAGGGGGTGCCGGGGAAGGCCAAGAGCTTCCAGGAGATCGCCCTTCAGGCCTACCTGGCCCACAACCTCCCCGAGGGGATGGAGCCCGGCCTCGAGGCCACCGCCTTCTTTGACCCCCAGAACTTCGTCTTCCCCTTTGGGACCCATGTGGCCGTGGTGGAGGTCTTCCCCGAGACCGGGGAGGTCAAGCTCCTCCGCTACGTGGCCGTGGACGACTGCGGCCACCAGATCAACCCCCTCCTGGTGAAGGGCCAGGTGGAGGGGGGCGTGGTCCAGGGCATCGGCCAGGCCCTCTTTGAGGAGGCCGTCTACGACGAAAACGGCCAGCTTCTCACCTCCAGCTACATGGAGTACGCCATGCCCAAGGCCCCGTACCTCCCCGCCATTGAGCACGACGCCACCGTGACCCCCTCCCCGGTGAACCCCCTGGGGGTCAAGGGGGTGGGGGAGGCGGGCACCATCGCCGCCACCCCGGCGGTGGCCAACGCGGTGATGGACGCCCTTAGGCCCTTCGGCATCCGCCACCTGGACCTCCCCCTCACCCCAGAGAAGATCTGGCGCGCCCTCCGGGACAAGGCTCCCGTGGCCGCCGACTAG
- a CDS encoding SRPBCC family protein has product MHLQGEKTLPFGREALFQALEDPEVLVRAVPGAKELVPEGEGRYRAVLELALGPLRGRFQGWVRVKDRRPPEGLTLGLEVQSPLGRAEGEGRVELLPEGEATRVRYEGEARLMGTLAGLGGRLLQGAAQGLAEQFFRNLEAELGRRYGKGADPSQGERG; this is encoded by the coding sequence ATGCATCTGCAAGGGGAGAAGACCCTACCGTTCGGGCGCGAGGCCCTCTTCCAGGCCCTGGAGGACCCCGAGGTCCTCGTGAGGGCGGTGCCCGGGGCCAAGGAGCTGGTCCCCGAGGGGGAGGGGCGGTACCGGGCCGTGTTGGAGCTCGCCCTGGGGCCCCTGCGGGGCCGCTTCCAGGGTTGGGTGCGGGTCAAGGACCGCAGGCCTCCCGAGGGGCTCACCCTGGGCCTGGAGGTGCAGAGCCCCCTGGGCCGGGCCGAGGGGGAGGGGCGGGTGGAGCTCCTCCCCGAGGGGGAGGCCACCCGGGTGCGCTACGAGGGGGAGGCCCGGCTCATGGGCACCCTGGCGGGGCTTGGGGGGCGGCTCCTCCAGGGGGCGGCCCAGGGTCTGGCCGAGCAGTTCTTCCGCAACCTGGAGGCGGAGCTAGGGAGGCGGTATGGAAAGGGTGCCGATCCAAGTCAGGGTGAACGGGGTTGA